One genomic segment of Erysipelotrichaceae bacterium 66202529 includes these proteins:
- a CDS encoding MATE family efflux transporter yields MEVEESKNLMTEGTIWKKIMFFALPLFFGNLFQQLYNTADSLIVGNFLGSNALAAVSSSGNLIFLMVGFFNGIAIGAGVVIARYFGARDIDNMQRAIHTTVAFGLVASIILTILGVLLAPQILILMDTPANVLPQSVTYFRIYFMGSLGLVMYNIFVGILQAVGDSRHPLNYLIISSIINIVLDIVLIVVFHMGVGSAAFATILSQFVSALLCMNRLLRTKDSYRLQLRKIRFHTDMLKLIIRYGLPSGLQNSIIAIANVVVQSNINGFGEMAMAGCGAYSKIEGFAFLPITSFTMALTTFVGQNLGARQYERTKKGAKFGMLCSMAIAEVIGIIIFIGAPLLTAAFNNDPQVVMFGTERARTSSMFFFLLAYSHCISAILRGAGKSMVPMIVMLLFWCVVRVTFLTVMIHFLNDIAVVYWVYPLTWSLSSIAFFIYYRKVNWMHAFEQA; encoded by the coding sequence ATGGAGGTAGAAGAATCAAAAAATTTAATGACAGAGGGAACGATATGGAAAAAAATCATGTTCTTTGCGCTTCCACTGTTTTTTGGAAATTTGTTTCAACAGCTGTATAACACAGCGGATTCACTGATTGTGGGGAATTTTCTCGGCAGCAATGCATTGGCGGCCGTCAGCTCATCTGGAAATCTGATTTTCCTGATGGTAGGCTTCTTTAACGGTATCGCCATCGGTGCAGGAGTTGTCATTGCCCGGTATTTTGGAGCCAGAGATATTGACAACATGCAAAGAGCGATTCATACGACGGTTGCCTTCGGTCTTGTCGCCAGCATTATTTTAACTATACTGGGAGTGCTTCTTGCGCCGCAGATTCTAATCTTAATGGATACACCGGCCAACGTTCTGCCACAGTCGGTAACCTATTTCCGCATCTATTTCATGGGATCGCTGGGTCTGGTTATGTATAATATATTTGTCGGTATACTGCAGGCCGTGGGAGACAGCCGGCATCCGCTGAATTATCTCATTATTTCATCAATTATCAATATTGTACTGGATATCGTTTTAATCGTAGTCTTTCACATGGGAGTCGGCTCTGCAGCCTTTGCGACCATTTTATCACAATTTGTCAGCGCCCTTCTATGTATGAACAGACTGCTGCGTACAAAGGATTCCTATCGTCTGCAGCTGCGTAAAATTCGGTTTCATACCGATATGCTGAAGCTGATTATCCGTTATGGTCTGCCAAGCGGACTGCAGAATTCCATCATTGCGATTGCGAATGTCGTTGTGCAATCCAACATTAACGGATTCGGTGAAATGGCAATGGCCGGCTGTGGTGCATATTCAAAAATCGAAGGGTTTGCATTTCTGCCAATTACCAGCTTTACCATGGCATTGACAACCTTTGTCGGACAAAATCTCGGGGCCCGTCAATATGAGCGAACGAAAAAAGGCGCAAAATTTGGAATGCTGTGCTCTATGGCGATTGCGGAGGTCATAGGAATTATCATTTTTATCGGTGCCCCGCTGCTCACTGCTGCATTTAATAATGACCCTCAGGTAGTAATGTTTGGTACTGAACGGGCAAGAACATCATCCATGTTCTTTTTCCTGCTCGCATATTCTCACTGCATATCCGCTATTCTGCGAGGGGCGGGTAAATCCATGGTACCGATGATTGTTATGCTGCTGTTCTGGTGTGTCGTACGTGTAACCTTTTTGACCGTCATGATTCATTTTCTGAATGATATTGCTGTTGTATACTGGGTTTATCCGCTTACCTGGTCATTAAG